The following proteins are encoded in a genomic region of Tenebrio molitor chromosome 7, icTenMoli1.1, whole genome shotgun sequence:
- the sws gene encoding neuropathy target esterase sws isoform X3 has product MDVLNAVYNLNNGFQETIKSTWFGPIFQTFGSHETYQFGLQILPVFLVGLLATVISVTYFCIRKCHRKALFARQLKSEEAGTRFRKRDKALFYGRKMLRKVKNISGQVRNSGQGRKRKMVMKFAQRILQLKKETDTEQLKVLEPPVEYLQEEMLSDDRMPPDALYMLQSIRVFGHFEKPIFLKLCKHTEIINVDAGAYLFRIGDADENVYIVQSGKLNVFITSNDSTNLSLKIVKPGESVTSLLSFTDVLTGYTNPYKTVSAKAIEDSTVVKLPMAAFQEIFVEYPDIFIRVIQVIMVRLQRVTFTALHQYLGLSAELVKQGPKSKNSKNPLVTNSPMKKKREETKDSTFQSMENSSQPIPIPGHRRSKSSLESKSFSPNTPDMVADAEILNANTPDLTNLQKKRHSVDNVDEDTLIEIAIEAFVKELGLDDDIMLKGKLEIREVAAGTYLMKEDSNKDVALVYVISGALIVSQKVTEGEEEVHMFTAYHDEFVGGLAVLTGEPSFFTIRAKHFTRIALLSKNDFYGMMKDHPTIALYVAHSVVQRLSPFVRQVDFALDWQFIESGRAVYRQDDESDSTYIVLSGRLRSVITHKNGKKELVAEYGKGDLIGVVEMVTHTKRSTTVIAVRDSELAKLPEGLFNAIKLKYPIVVTRLINLLGHRILGSWKKPSINVHASSSSAVDSRPSQMNFSTVAIVAASDDVPLTAFTYELYHCLCAIGPTKRLTSEIIRKILGPTIMDPNNEYRLTSWLAQQEDQHKISLYQCDLTVSAWTQRCIRQADCILIVGLGENHPTLGKVEKEVERLAMRTQKELVLLHREGGKPHNTVAWINMRSWVSSHHHIFSPNRMFSRKSLYRINELYSKVCQSEPNIHSDFSRLARWLTGKSVGLVLGGGGARGSAHVGMIKAIQEAGIPIDMVGGVSIGAFMGALWCRERNITTVTQKAREWSKKMTQWWRQILDLTYPMTSMFSGRDFNQTIKATFGDTYIEDLWLPYFTVTTDVTASCMRLHSHGSLWRYVRASMSLSGYMPPLCDPVDGHLLLDGGYTNNLPADVMRGLGANHILAIDVGSVDDQDLTNYGDDLSGWWLLWKRWNPFTEPVKVPNLPDIQSRLAYVSCVRQLEEVKNSDYCEYIRPPIDKYKTLQFGSFDEIREVGYQHGKSYFEGQLRAGNFPVFKTAPVTNKAESNHILSDYTFTDLAQMVCKVSRPFEDTSSSSSSDDEYEDGHDGYASEPTVCLMDNNMDKMLHMRRAGGSLSLSENEIESEVEFDVTHRKSEKELRFSSL; this is encoded by the exons ATGGATGTGCTAAATGCGGTATACAACTTAAACAATGGGTTTCAAGAAACAATCAAATCCACTTGGTTCGGACCCATCTTTCAAACTTTTGGATCGCACGAGACATACCAG TTCGGATTACAGATACTGCCAGTTTTTCTGGTCGGACTTTTAGCCACGGTAATTTCGGTGACATATTTTTGCATACGAAAATGCCACCGAAAAG CTCTTTTCGCTCGACAACTCAAGTCAGAGGAGGCGGGCACACGGTTCAGGAAACGAGACAAAGCGTTGTTTTATGGGCGAAAGATGTTACGTAAAGTCAAAAATATCTCAGGTCAAGTCAGAAATTCCGGTCAAGGTAGAAAAAGAAAGATGGTTATGAAATTTGCCCAGCGGATTTTACAACTGAAGAAGGAAACAGATACAGAGCAGTTGAAG GTTCTGGAGCCGCCTGTTGAATACttgcaagaagaaatgttgAGTGATGATAGAATGCCCCCTGACGCACTTTATATGCTTCAGAGTATAAGAGTTTTTGGACATTTTGAGAAGCCTATTTTTTTGAAGCTCTGTAAACACACTGAAATAATCAACGTTGATGCGGGCGCGTATCTGTTTAGAAtag GTGATGCTGATGAGAATGTATACATTGTTCAAAGCGGTAAACTCAACGTTTTTATAACTTCCAACGACAGCACGAATCTGTctttaaaaatagtaaaaccAGGAGAATCCGTCACTTCCTTACTAAGTTTCACAGATGTTTTAACT GGTTACACGAATCCGTACAAAACCGTTTCCGCAAAAGCAATCGAAGACTCAACAGTGGTCAAGCTTCCGATGGCCGCATTCCaagaaatttttgttgaatatcCGGACATATTCATTCGCGTGATACAAGTGATCATGGTGCGTTTGCAGCGCGTCACGTTCACAGCTTTGCATCAGTATCTTGGCCTGAGCGCTGAACTAGTCAAACAGGGACCAAAGAGTAAAAACAGTAAGAATCCATTAGTTACCAATTCGCCTATGAAGAAGAAACGCGAAGAAACGAAAGACTCGACATTCCAATCGATGGAAAACTCGTCGCAACCGATACCGATCCCGGGACACAGAAGGAGCAAATCTAGTCTAGAATCAAAATCTTTTTCGCCGAACACACCCGACATGGTGGCCGACGCAGAAATATTGAACGCAAAT ACCCCGGATTTAACGAATTTGCAAAAGAAAAGACATTCGGTAGACAACGTTGACGAAGACACTCTGATCGAAATCGCGATCGAAGCGTTCGTCAAAGAGCTGGGATTGGATGATGACATAATGTTGAAaggaaaattggaaattaGAGAGGTTGCCGCGGGTACTTATCTGATGAAGGAAGATTCCAACAAG GATGTGGCGCTGGTCTACGTAATATCTGGCGCTCTGATCGTATCCCAGAAAGTCACAGAGGGCGAAGAAGAAGTCCACATGTTTACAGCCTACCACGACGAATTCGTCGGAGGTCTTGCTGTACTCACAGGAGAACCTAGCTTTTTCACCATCAGAGCCAAACACTTCACGAGAATCGCCCTGCTTTCGAAGAACGATTTTTACGG CATGATGAAAGACCACCCGACGATCGCTTTGTACGTTGCACATTCGGTGGTGCAAAGATTGTCTCCTTTCGTCCGACAAGTCGATTTTGCGCTGGATTGGCAGTTTATCGAATCGGGACGTGCAGTGTACAGACAAGACGACGAAAGTGACTCCACATACATCGTACTGTCGGGTCGTTTGAGGTCCGTTATTACTCATAAAAACGGGAAAAAAGAATTGGTCGCCGAGTACGGCAAGGGTGATTTGATCGGAGTG GTGGAGATGGTGACTCACACTAAAAGGAGTACGACAGTGATCGCCGTCAGAGATTCGGAGTTGGCAAAATTACCGGAAGGCCTGTTCAACGCGATCAAATTGAAATACCCTATTGTAGTCACAAGACTGATAAACTTGTTGGGACATCGAATTTTAG GTTCCTGGAAAAAACCCAGCATAAACGTACACGCTTCCAGCAGCTCAGCTGTGGACAGCCGACCCTCACAGATGAACTTTTCAACGGTGGCTATAGTCGCCGCCTCCGACGACGTACCGTTAACGGCCTTTACGTACGAATTGTATCATTGCTTATGTGCCATCG gACCCACGAAAAGACTGACTTCTGAGATAATACGTAAAATTTTGGGTCCGACGATAATGGACCCCAACAACGAATACCGATTGACATCGTGGTTGGCCCAGCAAGAAGACCAACACAAAATTTCCTTATATCAGTGCGACTTAACAGTGAGCGCTTGGACGCAGCGGTGCATCAGACAAGCTGATTGCATATTGATAGTGGGCCTAGGCGAGAACCATCCGACTTTGGGCAAAGTGGAGAAAGAAGTGGAGAGATTGGCGATGAGGACACAGAAGGAACTGGTTCTGTTGCACCGAGAAGGCGGCAAACCTCACAACACCGTTGCTTGGATCAACATGAGGAGTTGGGTGTCTTCGCATCACCACATCTTCAGTCCTAACCGTATGTTTTCGAGAAAGTCGCTGTACAGGATA AACGAGCTTTATTCTAAAGTGTGTCAGTCTGAACCCAACATCCATTCGGACTTTTCCCGGTTAGCGAGATGGTTAACGGGCAAATCAGTCGGCCTGGTTTTGGGTGGCGGTGGAGCTAGAGGTTCCGCACATGTGGGTATGATCAAGGCTATCCAAGAAGCTGGCATACCGATCGACATGGTGGGCGGAGTCAGCATAGGAGCGTTCATGGGAGCGCTTTGGTGCCGCGAAAGGAACATAACAACTGTTACACAAAAGGCGAGAGAGTGGTCGAAG AAAATGACCCAGTGGTGGCGCCAAATCCTGGATTTGACATATCCAATGACTTCGATGTTCAGCGGTCGCGATTTTAATCAAACCATTAAGGCAACTTTTGGAGACACCTACATCGAAGATCTTTGGTTGCCTTATTTCACAGTTACCACTGACGTAACAGCGTCTTGTATGAGACTTCACTCTCACG GCTCTCTGTGGCGGTACGTTCGTGCATCTATGTCTCTGTCCGGATATATGCCACCTCTGTGTGATCCCGTTGACGGTCATCTGCTTCTCGACGGAGGCTACACTAACAACCTTCCAG CCGACGTCATGAGAGGTCTGGGGGCCAATCACATCCTAGCCATAGACGTCGGTTCGGTAGACGATCAAGACCTCACCAATTACGGTGACGATCTGTCTGGATGGTGGCTCTTGTGGAAGCGTTGGAATCCATTCACCGAACCCGTAAAAGTACCGAATCTGCCCGACATACAGTCTAGACTAGCGTACGTGAGTTGTGTCAGACAGTTGGAA GAAGTAAAAAACAGCGACTACTGCGAATACATCCGCCCTCCCATAGACAAATACAAGACGTTGCAGTTCGGAAGTTTCGACGAGATTCGCGAAGTCGGTTACCAACACGGAAAGTCGTACTTCGAGGGGCAATTGAGGGCTGGCAACTTCCCAGTATTCAAAACGGCGCCAGTAACGAACAAGGCGGAGTCCAATCACATTTTATCGGACTACACTTTTACAGATCTAGCCCAAATGGTTTGTAAAGTTTCAAG GCCTTTCGAAGACACGTCGAGTTCGAGTTCTTCAGATGACGAGTACGAAGACGGGCATGACGGTTACGCGTCGGAGCCGACGGTTTGTTTGATGGAT AATAACATGGATAAAATGCTGCACATGCGGAGAGCAGGTGGTTCTCTTTCATTGTCTGAAAATGAAATCGAGTCTGAAGTAGAGTTCGATGTTACCCATAGGAAAAGCGAAAAAGAATTACGTTTTTCTAGTCTTTAG
- the sws gene encoding neuropathy target esterase sws isoform X1 produces MDVLNAVYNLNNGFQETIKSTWFGPIFQTFGSHETYQFGLQILPVFLVGLLATVISVTYFCIRKCHRKALFARQLKSEEAGTRFRKRDKALFYGRKMLRKVKNISGQVRNSGQGRKRKMVMKFAQRILQLKKETDTEQLKVLEPPVEYLQEEMLSDDRMPPDALYMLQSIRVFGHFEKPIFLKLCKHTEIINVDAGAYLFRIGDADENVYIVQSGKLNVFITSNDSTNLSLKIVKPGESVTSLLSFTDVLTGYTNPYKTVSAKAIEDSTVVKLPMAAFQEIFVEYPDIFIRVIQVIMVRLQRVTFTALHQYLGLSAELVKQGPKSKNSKNPLVTNSPMKKKREETKDSTFQSMENSSQPIPIPGHRRSKSSLESKSFSPNTPDMVADAEILNANVTPDLTNLQKKRHSVDNVDEDTLIEIAIEAFVKELGLDDDIMLKGKLEIREVAAGTYLMKEDSNKDVALVYVISGALIVSQKVTEGEEEVHMFTAYHDEFVGGLAVLTGEPSFFTIRAKHFTRIALLSKNDFYGMMKDHPTIALYVAHSVVQRLSPFVRQVDFALDWQFIESGRAVYRQDDESDSTYIVLSGRLRSVITHKNGKKELVAEYGKGDLIGVVEMVTHTKRSTTVIAVRDSELAKLPEGLFNAIKLKYPIVVTRLINLLGHRILGSWKKPSINVHASSSSAVDSRPSQMNFSTVAIVAASDDVPLTAFTYELYHCLCAIGPTKRLTSEIIRKILGPTIMDPNNEYRLTSWLAQQEDQHKISLYQCDLTVSAWTQRCIRQADCILIVGLGENHPTLGKVEKEVERLAMRTQKELVLLHREGGKPHNTVAWINMRSWVSSHHHIFSPNRMFSRKSLYRINELYSKVCQSEPNIHSDFSRLARWLTGKSVGLVLGGGGARGSAHVGMIKAIQEAGIPIDMVGGVSIGAFMGALWCRERNITTVTQKAREWSKKMTQWWRQILDLTYPMTSMFSGRDFNQTIKATFGDTYIEDLWLPYFTVTTDVTASCMRLHSHGSLWRYVRASMSLSGYMPPLCDPVDGHLLLDGGYTNNLPADVMRGLGANHILAIDVGSVDDQDLTNYGDDLSGWWLLWKRWNPFTEPVKVPNLPDIQSRLAYVSCVRQLEEVKNSDYCEYIRPPIDKYKTLQFGSFDEIREVGYQHGKSYFEGQLRAGNFPVFKTAPVTNKAESNHILSDYTFTDLAQMVCKVSRPFEDTSSSSSSDDEYEDGHDGYASEPTVCLMDNNMDKMLHMRRAGGSLSLSENEIESEVEFDVTHRKSEKELRFSSL; encoded by the exons ATGGATGTGCTAAATGCGGTATACAACTTAAACAATGGGTTTCAAGAAACAATCAAATCCACTTGGTTCGGACCCATCTTTCAAACTTTTGGATCGCACGAGACATACCAG TTCGGATTACAGATACTGCCAGTTTTTCTGGTCGGACTTTTAGCCACGGTAATTTCGGTGACATATTTTTGCATACGAAAATGCCACCGAAAAG CTCTTTTCGCTCGACAACTCAAGTCAGAGGAGGCGGGCACACGGTTCAGGAAACGAGACAAAGCGTTGTTTTATGGGCGAAAGATGTTACGTAAAGTCAAAAATATCTCAGGTCAAGTCAGAAATTCCGGTCAAGGTAGAAAAAGAAAGATGGTTATGAAATTTGCCCAGCGGATTTTACAACTGAAGAAGGAAACAGATACAGAGCAGTTGAAG GTTCTGGAGCCGCCTGTTGAATACttgcaagaagaaatgttgAGTGATGATAGAATGCCCCCTGACGCACTTTATATGCTTCAGAGTATAAGAGTTTTTGGACATTTTGAGAAGCCTATTTTTTTGAAGCTCTGTAAACACACTGAAATAATCAACGTTGATGCGGGCGCGTATCTGTTTAGAAtag GTGATGCTGATGAGAATGTATACATTGTTCAAAGCGGTAAACTCAACGTTTTTATAACTTCCAACGACAGCACGAATCTGTctttaaaaatagtaaaaccAGGAGAATCCGTCACTTCCTTACTAAGTTTCACAGATGTTTTAACT GGTTACACGAATCCGTACAAAACCGTTTCCGCAAAAGCAATCGAAGACTCAACAGTGGTCAAGCTTCCGATGGCCGCATTCCaagaaatttttgttgaatatcCGGACATATTCATTCGCGTGATACAAGTGATCATGGTGCGTTTGCAGCGCGTCACGTTCACAGCTTTGCATCAGTATCTTGGCCTGAGCGCTGAACTAGTCAAACAGGGACCAAAGAGTAAAAACAGTAAGAATCCATTAGTTACCAATTCGCCTATGAAGAAGAAACGCGAAGAAACGAAAGACTCGACATTCCAATCGATGGAAAACTCGTCGCAACCGATACCGATCCCGGGACACAGAAGGAGCAAATCTAGTCTAGAATCAAAATCTTTTTCGCCGAACACACCCGACATGGTGGCCGACGCAGAAATATTGAACGCAAATGTG ACCCCGGATTTAACGAATTTGCAAAAGAAAAGACATTCGGTAGACAACGTTGACGAAGACACTCTGATCGAAATCGCGATCGAAGCGTTCGTCAAAGAGCTGGGATTGGATGATGACATAATGTTGAAaggaaaattggaaattaGAGAGGTTGCCGCGGGTACTTATCTGATGAAGGAAGATTCCAACAAG GATGTGGCGCTGGTCTACGTAATATCTGGCGCTCTGATCGTATCCCAGAAAGTCACAGAGGGCGAAGAAGAAGTCCACATGTTTACAGCCTACCACGACGAATTCGTCGGAGGTCTTGCTGTACTCACAGGAGAACCTAGCTTTTTCACCATCAGAGCCAAACACTTCACGAGAATCGCCCTGCTTTCGAAGAACGATTTTTACGG CATGATGAAAGACCACCCGACGATCGCTTTGTACGTTGCACATTCGGTGGTGCAAAGATTGTCTCCTTTCGTCCGACAAGTCGATTTTGCGCTGGATTGGCAGTTTATCGAATCGGGACGTGCAGTGTACAGACAAGACGACGAAAGTGACTCCACATACATCGTACTGTCGGGTCGTTTGAGGTCCGTTATTACTCATAAAAACGGGAAAAAAGAATTGGTCGCCGAGTACGGCAAGGGTGATTTGATCGGAGTG GTGGAGATGGTGACTCACACTAAAAGGAGTACGACAGTGATCGCCGTCAGAGATTCGGAGTTGGCAAAATTACCGGAAGGCCTGTTCAACGCGATCAAATTGAAATACCCTATTGTAGTCACAAGACTGATAAACTTGTTGGGACATCGAATTTTAG GTTCCTGGAAAAAACCCAGCATAAACGTACACGCTTCCAGCAGCTCAGCTGTGGACAGCCGACCCTCACAGATGAACTTTTCAACGGTGGCTATAGTCGCCGCCTCCGACGACGTACCGTTAACGGCCTTTACGTACGAATTGTATCATTGCTTATGTGCCATCG gACCCACGAAAAGACTGACTTCTGAGATAATACGTAAAATTTTGGGTCCGACGATAATGGACCCCAACAACGAATACCGATTGACATCGTGGTTGGCCCAGCAAGAAGACCAACACAAAATTTCCTTATATCAGTGCGACTTAACAGTGAGCGCTTGGACGCAGCGGTGCATCAGACAAGCTGATTGCATATTGATAGTGGGCCTAGGCGAGAACCATCCGACTTTGGGCAAAGTGGAGAAAGAAGTGGAGAGATTGGCGATGAGGACACAGAAGGAACTGGTTCTGTTGCACCGAGAAGGCGGCAAACCTCACAACACCGTTGCTTGGATCAACATGAGGAGTTGGGTGTCTTCGCATCACCACATCTTCAGTCCTAACCGTATGTTTTCGAGAAAGTCGCTGTACAGGATA AACGAGCTTTATTCTAAAGTGTGTCAGTCTGAACCCAACATCCATTCGGACTTTTCCCGGTTAGCGAGATGGTTAACGGGCAAATCAGTCGGCCTGGTTTTGGGTGGCGGTGGAGCTAGAGGTTCCGCACATGTGGGTATGATCAAGGCTATCCAAGAAGCTGGCATACCGATCGACATGGTGGGCGGAGTCAGCATAGGAGCGTTCATGGGAGCGCTTTGGTGCCGCGAAAGGAACATAACAACTGTTACACAAAAGGCGAGAGAGTGGTCGAAG AAAATGACCCAGTGGTGGCGCCAAATCCTGGATTTGACATATCCAATGACTTCGATGTTCAGCGGTCGCGATTTTAATCAAACCATTAAGGCAACTTTTGGAGACACCTACATCGAAGATCTTTGGTTGCCTTATTTCACAGTTACCACTGACGTAACAGCGTCTTGTATGAGACTTCACTCTCACG GCTCTCTGTGGCGGTACGTTCGTGCATCTATGTCTCTGTCCGGATATATGCCACCTCTGTGTGATCCCGTTGACGGTCATCTGCTTCTCGACGGAGGCTACACTAACAACCTTCCAG CCGACGTCATGAGAGGTCTGGGGGCCAATCACATCCTAGCCATAGACGTCGGTTCGGTAGACGATCAAGACCTCACCAATTACGGTGACGATCTGTCTGGATGGTGGCTCTTGTGGAAGCGTTGGAATCCATTCACCGAACCCGTAAAAGTACCGAATCTGCCCGACATACAGTCTAGACTAGCGTACGTGAGTTGTGTCAGACAGTTGGAA GAAGTAAAAAACAGCGACTACTGCGAATACATCCGCCCTCCCATAGACAAATACAAGACGTTGCAGTTCGGAAGTTTCGACGAGATTCGCGAAGTCGGTTACCAACACGGAAAGTCGTACTTCGAGGGGCAATTGAGGGCTGGCAACTTCCCAGTATTCAAAACGGCGCCAGTAACGAACAAGGCGGAGTCCAATCACATTTTATCGGACTACACTTTTACAGATCTAGCCCAAATGGTTTGTAAAGTTTCAAG GCCTTTCGAAGACACGTCGAGTTCGAGTTCTTCAGATGACGAGTACGAAGACGGGCATGACGGTTACGCGTCGGAGCCGACGGTTTGTTTGATGGAT AATAACATGGATAAAATGCTGCACATGCGGAGAGCAGGTGGTTCTCTTTCATTGTCTGAAAATGAAATCGAGTCTGAAGTAGAGTTCGATGTTACCCATAGGAAAAGCGAAAAAGAATTACGTTTTTCTAGTCTTTAG